Genomic window (Bradyrhizobium sp. 186):
CGTTCTTCCCGTTCACCGAGCCGTCGCTCGAAGTCGACATCCAGTGCCGCCGCGACAAGGGCGAGATCCGCTTCGGCGAGGGCGAGGATTGGCTCGAGATTTTGGGCTGCGGCATGGTGCACCCGAACGTGCTGCGCGCCTGCGGCATCGATCCCGACGAGTACCAGGGTTTCGCCTGGGGCATGGGCATCGACCGCATCGCGATGCTGAAATACGGCATGAGCGATTTGCGCCAGCTGTTCGACAACGATGTCCGCTGGCTGTCCCATTACGGCTTCAAGCCGCTGGAAGTGCCCACACTCGCGGGAGGGCTGAGCTCGTGATGGCACAGCTCGGACGTGAGCTAGCGAAGACTTTCTCCGTTCCCTCCGCGGAGAGAACCCTCTCCCTGCCCCTCCCCCGCTTGCGGGGGAGGGAACGGATAGAGCGAGCGCGCAGCGTTTATCCCATGGGTACGTATTCTCTGTCCGCTCGACAGGTCGAACTCCCTCCCCCGCTTGCGGGGGAGGGCTGGGGTGAGGGTGTCTCCTCGATGGGGTTGCCAATGGTCGATCCTAAGCATTCGGACTGGAAAATATCGTCCAAGCTACGGGCCAATGCGCTCGCGCTCAGGCGCAATTCGACCGATGCAGAGCGCATCCTCTGGTCGGAGCTGCGCGCCGGCCGACTGAACGGTGTGGTTTTTCGTCGTCAAGTGCCGATCGAGCGCTACGTCGCCGACTTCATCTGCCATGCGGCAAAGCTCGTTATCGAGCTCGATGGCGGCCAGCACTTCTCCGACA
Coding sequences:
- a CDS encoding DUF559 domain-containing protein — its product is MVDPKHSDWKISSKLRANALALRRNSTDAERILWSELRAGRLNGVVFRRQVPIERYVADFICHAAKLVIELDGGQHFSDKGERADAHRSAIIEARGFKILRFSNHDLTTNRVGVLETIATAIAERAPTPTLPRKREREQTVSVEKKQP